Proteins found in one Larimichthys crocea isolate SSNF chromosome I, L_crocea_2.0, whole genome shotgun sequence genomic segment:
- the cdk18 gene encoding cyclin-dependent kinase 18, which yields MNKMKNFKRRFSLSVPRTETIEENEFTEQINQLNIQHTQGLTPDRLGPPSHDTSPVSPESTTPGAQSPSHLHYHSKAQHRRFSMEDVSKRMSLPMDIRLPPEFLKKLQLESENSPLCKPLSRMSRRASLSDIGFGKLETYVKLGKLGEGTYATVFKGRSKLTENLVALKEIRLEHEEGAPCTAIREVSLLKNLKHANIVTLHDIIHTERCLTLVFEYLDSDLKQYLDNCGNLMSMHNVKIFMFQLLRGLSYCHKRKILHRDLKPQNLLINEKGELKLADFGLARAKSVPTKTYSNEVVTLWYRPPDVLLGSTEYSTPIDMWGVGCILFEMATGRPMFPGATVKEELHLIFRLMGTPTEETCPGISSNEEFRSYLFPQYRPQALINHVPRLDTEGMDLLSALLQYDTRSRISAEAALRHPYFLSLGNNIHNLADTASVFSLREVQLQKDPGHRSSVFQPLGRGKNRRQSIF from the exons ATGAACAAGATGAAGAACTTTAAAAGAcgcttctctctttctgttcctcGCACTGAGACCATTGAGGAGAATGAGTTCACTGAGCAGATCAACCAGCTCAACATCCAGCACACTCAGG GACTGACTCCAGACAGGCTTGGTCCTCCATCTCATGATACCAGTCCTGTGAGCCCTGAATCAACAACACCGGGAGCTCAGTCTCCTTCCCACCTACACTATCACAGCAAGGCCCAGCACAGGCGTTTCTCCATGGAG GACGTCAGTAAGCGCATGTCTCTGCCCATGGACATCCGCCTGCCTCCAGAGTTTCTCAAGAAACTGCAGCTGGAGAGTGAAAACTCGCCGCTCTGCAAACCTCTTAGCCGCATGTCTCGACGTGCTTCACTG TCTGACATAGGCTTTGGGAAACTGGAGACATATGTGAAGCTCGGCAAACTGGGTGAA GGGACGTATGCCACAGTGTTCAAAGGGCGAAGCAAACTAACAGAGAACCTGGTGGCATTGAAGGAGATTAGGCTGGAGCACGAGGAGGGAGCACCCTGCACTGCTATCAGAGAGg TGTCTCTGCTGAAGAACCTGAAACACGCCAACATCGTCACGCTGCACGACATCATCCACACCGAACGCTGCCTCACTCTGGTGTTTGAGTATCTC GACAGCGACCTTAAACAGTACTTGGACAACTGCGGGAATCTCATGAGCATGCATAACGTCAAG ATTTTCATGTTCCAGCTGCTGCGTGGTCTGTCCTACTGTCACAAGAGGAAAATCCTGCACAGAGACCTAAAGCCTCAGAACCTGCTGATCAACGAAAAGGGCGAGCTTAAACTGGCCGACTTTG GTCTGGCGAGAGCCAAGTCTGTCCCCACTAAGACGTACTCCAATGAAGTGGTAACTCTATGGTATCGGCCCCCTGATGTGCTGCTGGGCTCTACAGAATACTCCACACCCATTGACATGTG GGGAGTGGGCTGTATCCTGTTTGAGATGGCAACGGGTCGTCCTATGTTTCCTGGTGCCACCGTAAAAGAGGAGCTACACTTAATTTTTAGGCTCATGG GTACTCCAACAGAAGAGACTTGCCCTGGTATCAGCAGCAATGAGGAGTTTAGGTCTTACCTCTTTCCCCAATACAGACCTCAAGCTCTTATTAACCATGTGCCCAG GTTGGACACAGAGGGGATGgacctgctgtctgctctgctgcag TACGACACCAGGAGCAGAATCTCTGCTGAAGCTGCCCTACGACACCCATACTTCCTGAGTCTGGGAAATAACATACACAATTTGGCAGACA ctgcttcagtgttTTCCCTCAGAGAGGTGCAGCTCCAGAAGGACCCAGGCCACCGCAGTTCAGTGTTTCAGCCTTTAG GTCGAGGAAAGAACCGAAGGCAAAGCATCTTCTAA